In one window of bacterium DNA:
- a CDS encoding ABC transporter permease — MKKLDPYLFLLRESWIAALRALRANKTRTMLATTGVIMGVATVCTMLAIIQGLNKAFATQFNMLGIGTLYIQKWPWVVMDDWWVFMNRKEIKYENYQFLRDNSELAEAVTGMTGFTNSVKGRGITLSGVTIFGVDEKYLDTRGGEMESGRFFTAEDVTNARNFAVIGQDVADEIYGMFDPIGREIKIGNIPFTVVGLLTKQGKSFGQSLDKLVIIPYFCATKFTRRHPDITIIAKAYDAGGMDELESEVLGLMRVTRRLKPQQDNDFSINRQNALDQFYKSVTGGVYMAGILIAGISLLVGGIGIMNIMLVSVTERTNEIGMRKALGAKRGYILTQFLMESAVLCAIGGVIGLALSFGIAELIKNSLPATVPVWLAIGSIVFSAFIGILFGLYPAARASRLNPIEALRYEG, encoded by the coding sequence ATGAAGAAACTTGACCCTTATCTATTCCTGTTACGCGAGAGCTGGATTGCAGCGCTCCGGGCATTGCGTGCAAATAAAACCCGCACGATGCTTGCGACTACGGGAGTCATCATGGGGGTCGCCACCGTCTGTACGATGCTTGCCATCATTCAAGGTTTGAACAAAGCATTTGCCACTCAGTTCAATATGCTTGGAATCGGGACACTCTATATCCAGAAATGGCCATGGGTTGTCATGGATGACTGGTGGGTCTTCATGAACCGGAAAGAGATTAAGTACGAGAACTACCAATTCCTACGCGACAATTCTGAGTTAGCCGAAGCTGTTACCGGGATGACCGGGTTTACGAATAGTGTAAAAGGGCGCGGAATCACCCTTTCCGGTGTGACAATTTTTGGGGTCGATGAAAAGTACCTCGATACTCGCGGTGGTGAAATGGAGTCCGGACGCTTCTTTACCGCAGAAGATGTAACCAATGCAAGGAACTTTGCCGTTATTGGACAAGATGTTGCAGATGAGATTTACGGAATGTTCGATCCGATAGGCAGAGAAATAAAAATCGGCAACATTCCGTTCACTGTCGTAGGACTACTGACAAAGCAAGGTAAATCGTTTGGTCAATCCCTCGATAAACTCGTGATTATACCCTATTTCTGCGCGACAAAATTCACCCGACGACACCCGGATATTACAATTATTGCCAAAGCTTATGATGCCGGTGGCATGGATGAGTTAGAGAGTGAAGTGTTAGGACTCATGCGAGTCACCCGTCGCCTAAAACCGCAACAAGACAACGACTTCTCGATCAACCGGCAGAATGCGCTCGACCAATTCTATAAAAGTGTTACCGGTGGTGTTTACATGGCGGGCATTCTCATTGCAGGTATCTCTTTGTTAGTGGGTGGCATCGGTATTATGAATATCATGTTGGTATCGGTAACAGAGCGTACCAATGAAATCGGAATGCGAAAAGCGCTCGGTGCAAAGCGTGGCTACATATTGACACAATTCCTGATGGAATCGGCGGTGCTTTGCGCGATTGGTGGTGTGATCGGATTAGCACTCTCATTTGGCATTGCAGAATTAATCAAGAACTCCCTTCCTGCCACGGTTCCGGTTTGGTTGGCGATTGGTTCGATTGTTTTCTCTGCATTCATTGGCATTCTTTTTGGCTTGTATCCCGCAGCGCGGGCATCGCGGCTTAACCCGATTGAAGCGTTACGTTACGAAGGATAA
- a CDS encoding ABC transporter ATP-binding protein — protein MTKRYMMGDTNVDALRGVDLGIEQGEYVAIMGPSGSGKSTLMNMIGCLDTPTDGTYFLDGIDVSRMTDDELAAVRNRKIGFVFQTFNLLARADALHNVELPLIYAGVSAEERKRRATEMLERVGLADRMHHRPNELSGGQRQRVAIARALINNPAILLADEPTGNLDSKTGDEIMALFDQLYAAGNTIILVTHEETIAEYARRIVRLFDGKVSSDEPSPQKRSIIAVA, from the coding sequence ATGACAAAACGATACATGATGGGCGATACGAACGTCGACGCCTTGCGCGGAGTTGATCTCGGAATCGAACAAGGTGAGTATGTTGCGATTATGGGTCCATCCGGTTCGGGTAAATCGACTTTGATGAACATGATAGGCTGTCTCGATACACCGACCGATGGAACATACTTTTTGGATGGCATTGATGTATCGCGGATGACCGACGATGAGTTAGCTGCAGTCCGCAACCGGAAAATCGGTTTTGTGTTTCAGACGTTTAATCTACTTGCCCGTGCCGATGCCCTGCATAATGTCGAACTGCCTCTTATCTATGCTGGAGTAAGTGCCGAGGAACGCAAACGCCGAGCTACGGAAATGCTGGAACGGGTTGGTTTAGCAGACCGGATGCATCACCGCCCCAATGAGCTATCCGGCGGTCAACGGCAGCGTGTTGCGATTGCCCGGGCACTCATCAACAATCCAGCAATTTTGCTTGCCGATGAGCCGACCGGTAACCTTGATTCCAAGACTGGTGATGAAATCATGGCGTTGTTCGATCAACTCTATGCTGCTGGCAATACAATCATATTAGTGACGCACGAAGAGACCATCGCTGAGTATGCAAGGCGGATCGTCCGGTTATTCGATGGGAAGGTGAGTAGCGACGAACCGAGTCCGCAAAAACGGAGTATTATTGCAGTAGCATAG
- a CDS encoding efflux RND transporter periplasmic adaptor subunit, whose amino-acid sequence MAKQGTLVETVSGSGRVQSELGVKVSAQVAGKIIRLHAKEGDRVTRGQFLAQLDRETYQAQVDRATSNLSSAKANYAKTIADVKRLRELASKQLVSASELEAAEATLLQTTSAVEQGAAALKEVNDMMSKTTISAPVDGVITDVRKKEGELTLGAQFQEDVILVISDLGKMTVECDIDENDVVKISIGDSARVLVDAFPDSIIIGHVTEIAHTAKVSGFGTQDQVTNFLVKIRLDNTLPQLRPGMSATVDIVTEVVDDAVMVPIQSITVRQESLEKTEIEMPSDVSSQAQKRLSDRLKREKLPEVVFRYEKGKAKKVPVLTGIASNLDIQVRSGVSIGDTIVTGPYRMVSRDLKENDQVKLEDPKKKEEERKKRMKERK is encoded by the coding sequence GTGGCAAAGCAAGGCACCTTAGTGGAAACGGTGTCAGGCAGCGGGCGCGTACAAAGCGAACTCGGTGTCAAAGTGTCAGCGCAAGTCGCAGGCAAAATCATTCGCTTACATGCAAAAGAAGGCGACCGGGTTACTCGTGGTCAATTCCTTGCTCAATTGGATCGGGAAACGTATCAAGCACAAGTCGATCGCGCCACATCCAATTTAAGCAGCGCTAAAGCGAATTACGCCAAGACCATCGCCGATGTAAAGCGATTGCGCGAGTTAGCATCGAAACAATTGGTGAGCGCCAGTGAGCTCGAAGCCGCCGAAGCTACGCTATTGCAAACGACCAGCGCCGTTGAGCAAGGTGCTGCCGCTCTAAAAGAAGTGAACGATATGATGTCGAAAACGACCATTTCCGCTCCAGTGGATGGCGTTATTACCGACGTTCGCAAAAAAGAGGGTGAGCTAACACTTGGTGCTCAATTCCAGGAAGATGTCATTCTTGTAATCAGCGATTTGGGAAAAATGACTGTCGAATGCGATATCGACGAAAACGATGTCGTGAAGATATCGATTGGCGATAGTGCGCGAGTTTTGGTCGATGCCTTTCCCGATTCGATTATCATCGGTCATGTAACTGAGATAGCGCATACTGCAAAGGTTTCTGGATTTGGTACGCAGGATCAAGTCACCAATTTCCTCGTGAAAATCCGGCTGGATAACACACTGCCGCAATTGCGTCCCGGTATGAGTGCCACCGTCGATATCGTTACTGAAGTCGTCGATGATGCGGTGATGGTGCCGATTCAATCGATCACAGTTCGGCAGGAATCACTCGAGAAGACCGAAATCGAAATGCCAAGCGATGTGAGTTCACAGGCACAAAAACGATTATCTGACCGCTTGAAGCGCGAAAAACTACCAGAAGTTGTCTTCCGTTACGAAAAGGGGAAAGCAAAGAAAGTACCGGTGTTGACAGGCATTGCCTCAAATCTGGACATTCAAGTACGCAGTGGGGTAAGTATCGGCGACACCATTGTTACCGGCCCATACCGGATGGTATCTCGCGATCTGAAAGAGAACGATCAAGTAAAGCTCGAAGACCCGAAGAAGAAAGAGGAAGAGCGCAAAAAGCGGATGAAAGAAAGGAAGTAG